The proteins below come from a single Balaenoptera musculus isolate JJ_BM4_2016_0621 chromosome 1, mBalMus1.pri.v3, whole genome shotgun sequence genomic window:
- the BOLA1 gene encoding bolA-like protein 1 → MLSGQLVGSLFSMAGRVCVSRGSARSGAIGPVEAAIRTKLEQALNPEVLELRNESGGHAVPPGSETHFRVAVVSSRFEGLSPLQRHRLVHAALSDELAGPVHALAIQARTPAQWRENPQLDTSPPCLGGSKKTRGTP, encoded by the coding sequence ATGTTGAGTGGGCAGCTGGTCGGAAGCCTGTTCTCCATGGCTGGCCGCGTCTGTGTGTCCCGGGGCAGCGCCAGATCAGGGGCCATCGGTCCCGTCGAGGCCGCCATTCGCACAAAGTTGGAGCAGGCGCTGAACCCCGAGGTCCTGGAGCTGCGTAATGAGAGCGGCGGCCACGCGGTCCCACCAGGCAGTGAAACCCATTTCCGCGTGGCCGTGGTGAGCTCTCGCTTCGAGGGACTGAGCCCCCTGCAACGGCATCGGCTGGTCCACGCGGCGCTGTCAGACGAGCTGGCTGGGCCGGTCCACGCCCTGGCCATACAAGCGCGGACCCCCGCCCAGTGGAGGGAGAACCCTCAACTGGACACGAGCCCCCCCTGCCTGGGCGGGAGCAAGAAAACTCGAGGAACTCCCTGA